Proteins encoded by one window of Rhineura floridana isolate rRhiFlo1 chromosome 9, rRhiFlo1.hap2, whole genome shotgun sequence:
- the LBX2 gene encoding transcription factor LBX2: protein MRRSPPRPESCGQRGGGEERKVSPKSWRGRLGTAWRAEVTPWNPQQRHDDPEGVLSRIPAPGKAGGLPIPPFLSPALLRAMTSAKEGKAGPPLPQPGTEERHRSPLDQLPPPANSNKPLTPFSIEDILSKPSGRKAPSARLPDMVAASTGAPRNGVPAPASPLCALEELATKTFKGLEVNVLQAAEGRDPVGAFGPRQQSKKRRKSRTAFTNHQIYELEKRFLYQKYLSPADRDHIAAQLGLSNAQVITWFQNRRAKLKRDVEEMKADVESLKKLPPAALEKLASMPELEPQPARAPAGCLPCASPSPSPGASPRPTDPFSDGEGDGEEEEEEEEIDVGD from the exons ATGCGGCGCTCTCCTCCTAGGCCTGAATCCTGCGGGCAGCGGGgcgggggagaggaaaggaaagtcaGTCCTAAAAGCTGGAGGGGACGGCTTGGAACTGCGTGGCGCGCAGAGGTAACGCCGTGGAATCCGCAGCAGCGCCACGATGACCCCGAGGGGGTGCTGAGCCGCATCCCTGCTCCGGGCAAAGCTGGGGGGCTccctatccctcctttcctctcccctgcccTCCTCCGGGCAATGACCTCCGCTAAGGAAGGGAAGGCGGGGCCCCCGCTGCCGCAGCCGGGCACAGAAGAGAGGCACCGAAGCCCCTTGGACCAGCTGCCGCCGCCAGCCAACTCCAACAAGCCGCTGACCCCCTTCAGCATCGAAGACATCCTGAGCAAGCCCTCCGGACGCAAAGCGCCCTCCGCCCGCCTGCCGGACATGGTAGCCGCCTCCACCGGAGCCCCCAGGAACGGCGTGCCCGCCCCCGCCTCGCCCCTCTGCGCCCTAGAGGAGCTGGCCACCAAAACGTTCAAAGGACTGGAGGTGAACGTGCTCCAGGCAGCCGAAG GCCGGGACCCAGTGGGCGCCTTCGGGCCCCGGCAGCAGTCGAAGAAGCGTCGGAAGTCGCGCACGGCCTTCACCAACCACCAGATCTATGAACTAGAGAAGCGGTTCCTCTACCAGAAGTACCTCTCGCCCGCAGACCGAGACCACATCGCGGCACAGCTGGGCCTGAGCAATGCGCAAGTCATCACCTGGTTCCAGAACCGCCGCGCCAAGCTAAAGCGGGACGTGGAGGAGATGAAGGCGGACGTCGAGTCGCTGAAGAAACTGCCCCCCGCGGCTCTGGAGAAGCTGGCCAGCATGCCCGAGCTGGAGCCCCAGCCCGCCAGGGCCCCCGCGGGCTGCCTGCCCTGCGCCTCGCCCTCGCCCTCCCCCGGAGCCTCGCCCCGCCCCACGGACCCCTTCTCTGACGGCGAGGGCGacggcgaggaggaggaggaggaggaagagattgACGTGGGAGACTGA